The Methanobacterium sp. region CTGAAAGTTCAACATATTCAAGTAATTCAATCGCTCTTTTTCGCATTTCTTTACCGGAATAAATGCTTTCATACATTGGAATTTCCACATTCTCCAGAACTGTGAGATTCGGAATGAGGTTGTGCAGCTGGAATATGAATCCAATTTCCCGGGATCTGAACTGGTTTAAGTTCTTAGTTCTCCTTAGATCATATCCTGCTACTTTAATCTTCCCTTCATCAGGAACGTCCAACGCTCCAAGCATGTTTAGAATGGTGGATTTTCCAGATCCTGACGGTCCTATTATGGAAACAAATTCTCCTTTTTTAATATTTAGATCTATACCGTTTAATGCTGTTATTTTTCCATTGTCAAAACTCTTTTTAATCCCTCTAATTTGTATGATGTTTTCTATCCTATCGTATTGTTCAATTACGCTTTCCATTTTATTCACCATCCAAATTATTCATAACGCAGTGCTTCTGTTGGTGGTAACCTGCTTGCTCGATAGGCAGGATAAAATCCTCCGATTAATCCAACAAAAAGAGCTATTCCAAGTGCTTTTAAGAAAGTATCCATTTTATATACTGGTTCAATGAATCCTTCCATTCCCATGGGTATCAGTAATTGAATAGCTACAATACCCATTACTATTCCAACAAAGCCCGCCACTAATGTAATTACAATGGATTCTCCAAGTATCATGCCCAGTATTCTTTTATTTGTCCAGCCTACTGCTTTTAAAACACCTATTTCTCTTGTCCTCTCGAATACAGACATTATCATGGTATTTATGACTCCAATCCCTCCAATAACTATTGCAAGGAGTGAAATAGCCCATGAAGCAGTATCTATTGTTTTAAGCCCTGATTCTACCTTTCCAAGGTCTTCAAGTGATTTTACTGTCATTAGTTCGTTTATGTATGTATCGTCTATTCTATCTGTTACTTCTTCAAGATCTGCTGATTTATCAAGCTTTGCAAATATCATTGTCAGCTTATCATCCTTTTTTTCGAGGTCCTGAAGCGTGTCTAAAGACATAAATGCCCCTGCATCCTGTTGAAGGTCTCCTGTTTCGTATATTCCTGTAATCTTAAATTTTTTACCTGATATTTCCAGTGTATCTCCCACTTTTTTGCCAGTTTTTTGTGATGCTGCTTTTCCAATGATTATCTCATCTTTACCTTCTGAAAAGCCCTGCCCCTCAATAACAGTTATCTCTCCAACCGACAGTTTATCAGCATTTATACCCATTACTGGGAAATAAGGATTATTATCTACTGGATA contains the following coding sequences:
- a CDS encoding ABC transporter permease, which codes for MSFLGLVVKNPFRSKTRTALAVIGIAIGIATIVALGIITDGLKSSTEETLKAGGSDFMVVESNVSDMMFSSIEEKRLDDLKNTSGVQDAVGVLLAIYPVDNNPYFPVMGINADKLSVGEITVIEGQGFSEGKDEIIIGKAASQKTGKKVGDTLEISGKKFKITGIYETGDLQQDAGAFMSLDTLQDLEKKDDKLTMIFAKLDKSADLEEVTDRIDDTYINELMTVKSLEDLGKVESGLKTIDTASWAISLLAIVIGGIGVINTMIMSVFERTREIGVLKAVGWTNKRILGMILGESIVITLVAGFVGIVMGIVAIQLLIPMGMEGFIEPVYKMDTFLKALGIALFVGLIGGFYPAYRASRLPPTEALRYE
- a CDS encoding ABC transporter ATP-binding protein encodes the protein MESVIEQYDRIENIIQIRGIKKSFDNGKITALNGIDLNIKKGEFVSIIGPSGSGKSTILNMLGALDVPDEGKIKVAGYDLRRTKNLNQFRSREIGFIFQLHNLIPNLTVLENVEIPMYESIYSGKEMRKRAIELLEYVELSDKAERKPTELSGGERQRVAIARALANNPCIILADEPTGSLDSKTGQMILQRLKNLHEKENVTLIMVTHDMNVASLAERTIKVLDGKIVEN